DNA sequence from the Pichia kudriavzevii chromosome 4, complete sequence genome:
GCGGAAGAACATTAAAACCAATTATTGAATCCACCTCTGTTAAGATTGATATTGCAAAGGATATCAAGGAAGACGACGAAGAAAAGACCCTGCTaacagaagatgaagaattgttCGGTAAGTCTATCACTGTCACAATCGAGGGTGATATCCAAGGCTGTTCCGATGCTAAGGAGCAAATACTTGCAATTGTGAatgaaaacaccaaaaatCTGAACGTGAAGATTCCTGtttctgaaaaattaaagcCATTTGTTGCTGCTGAAGTGTCCAAGTTATCATTTGCAGGTGATGTTGAAGCCATTGCGCCGGAAGCAACATCCCGTATTAGTTTTATTATGGTTTCTGGTTCTAGAGACGCTGTAATTGATGCAAGAAACCAAATCAAATCTTTATTAGTCGATCTTGACAACCAAATTAttgtcaatgaagaagatgtcCCAAagaatcttcatcaattgatcGGCACCGACAAGGTATTGTCTGAAACCAATGTTGTTATTGAGATACCATCCAAGGATGACGCTTCAACAAAAGTTAGGTTTATTGGCGTTAAATCCAATATTCCAAAGGCCATTGCACTCGCCAAGTCTACGACATCTGATTATTTTGTTGACACTTTAGATCTTTCAAAGTCTCATGGTGGAAATCTCCAGCATGCAAAAAATCTGACTGCTTATTTCACCTACACAAAGTATTTTGATGCTCTAAGTTCTGAGCATGAAGTTTCTGTTTCGGGCCCTAGCTACAAAAACTTAGCTGATTCTAATTCCAAGAGCGTagttgtttcttttatttcGAGTAAagacaagaaggaaaatGTTAAGAAGGCAAGAAAAGATTTAATTGATATGGTTAATAAGATCACTCCTACTTTTGTTAGGACTCTTTCCGACATTGACTCAttcattttctctaaaATTGATAACCAGGTTgccattgaaaataatgttTCCATTGTTCCGTTAGGGTCTTTGGCGGGAGTAACTAACATACTGATTTTGGTTGTTCAAATTAATGATGACGAATTCTTGCCTTCCATTGAACAAATCAACCAAAGACTCGACAATGTTGACAAATCCTTAGACAAATTAAGAGCTCTTAACAAGGAGTTAATCTctgaagttattgaaatttCAGCAGAAGATCAAAAACATTTAGAAGGAAACACACTGAAGAACCTGTTGAACAAATTTGACTCTAACTCCATTGAGATCAAGTTACATCAAAATGCAGAAGGCCCatctgaaaatgaaatttacTTGAGAGGGTTCAAATCTGAGATCAAAAAAGCGGCTGCTGATATCAACCAGcttgttgaagatattaaGAACTACGAAGAAGCATCCAAGTACAATACTACAATTGAATTCCCAACCAAATACTTAGCCAGATTAATTGGTCAAAAGGGTTCCCACTTGAGTGAATTACaagatgattttgatgttaGAATTGATGTGGTCAGCCAAGATAATGATAAGCTTGAAAATGCAGAAATCAAGATAACTGGATTGGTTTCCAATGTGGAAGAATGTATTAAGAAAATTTCAGCactcaagaagaaatgggCTGATGAAACAACTAAGAGTGTTCAAGTCGAGCAAAAGTACTTCAAGCAATTAATTGGTTCAAATGGTGTTTATGCAAAGAGACTACAAGATAAATACAACGTTAAAATCCAGTTTTCAGATTCTAAGGAAAAGGTTGGAACTGTTTTGATTAGAGGACCATCTAGAGGTGTTGCTAAAGTTGAGGAGGAAATTAAACAGTTACTTGATTATGAAAAAGAACATGGTTATTCTGAAACCTTCAATATTCCAGC
Encoded proteins:
- a CDS encoding uncharacterized protein (PKUD0D04990; similar to Saccharomyces cerevisiae YJL080C (SCP160); ancestral locus Anc_1.290), producing the protein MSSPAELLAAKHAQAVEDETPSSAPSATSLADSPALIDSYATASTEESSPSTTADEIAEVAPKKPIRMDDDAQFPSLGSSVASPIAWGPAVSQSTSSSWGKPVKSFKPAVKSTSTQHTFIIDDEQQQNLANGEIFKIFAKINSTLNVKVESTHSSATKKRFFLLNGPIDNVATAKRELIRQLTKPTKITFEIPSKLRSTVIGSGGRTLKPIIESTSVKIDIAKDIKEDDEEKTLLTEDEELFGKSITVTIEGDIQGCSDAKEQILAIVNENTKNLNVKIPVSEKLKPFVAAEVSKLSFAGDVEAIAPEATSRISFIMVSGSRDAVIDARNQIKSLLVDLDNQIIVNEEDVPKNLHQLIGTDKVLSETNVVIEIPSKDDASTKVRFIGVKSNIPKAIALAKSTTSDYFVDTLDLSKSHGGNLQHAKNLTAYFTYTKYFDALSSEHEVSVSGPSYKNLADSNSKSVVVSFISSKDKKENVKKARKDLIDMVNKITPTFVRTLSDIDSFIFSKIDNQVAIENNVSIVPLGSLAGVTNILILVVQINDDEFLPSIEQINQRLDNVDKSLDKLRALNKELISEVIEISAEDQKHLEGNTLKNLLNKFDSNSIEIKLHQNAEGPSENEIYLRGFKSEIKKAAADINQLVEDIKNYEEASKYNTTIEFPTKYLARLIGQKGSHLSELQDDFDVRIDVVSQDNDKLENAEIKITGLVSNVEECIKKISALKKKWADETTKSVQVEQKYFKQLIGSNGVYAKRLQDKYNVKIQFSDSKEKVGTVLIRGPSRGVAKVEEEIKQLLDYEKEHGYSETFNIPAEALARVIGKNGDNINDLSIDCEVKIQFQTSQAEAKETGFAQLEIKGSKSGIKDAKAKIDEIVERVVNFATETIEVDPKWYRHLIGPNGMTMRETIIKAGGSADDRDFRRFIQFPNRDSDSKLVVCEGDKAVVAKIVKSIQDTVADLESVTEETIEVPKSKHRFIIGPGGSIRREIEAKNKVRLFVPKQGSESDEIRIKGKPEGIKDAIAKIQELTAEKK